A DNA window from Arachis hypogaea cultivar Tifrunner chromosome 18, arahy.Tifrunner.gnm2.J5K5, whole genome shotgun sequence contains the following coding sequences:
- the LOC112771053 gene encoding protein S40-4 yields the protein MATGKGHIARSSYRFLPSSIDRDTFTDSAFEFDESDLYSNSARANSPEFRKTVRASSRLSSKSKSSSASSYSGGRPASVPMNVPDWSKILGQEYRENRRREVEEDDDAETDDGCEARVPPHEFLARTRMASFSVHEGIGRTLKGRDLSRVRNAIWAKTGFED from the coding sequence ATGGCGACAGGTAAAGGCCACATTGCTAGGTCAAGCTACCGCTTCCTCCCTTCTTCCATTGACAGGGACACTTTCACCGATTCCGCCTTCGAGTTCGACGAGTCAGACCTTTACAGTAACTCGGCCCGAGCCAACTCGCCCGAGTTTCGCAAAACCGTTCGCGCATCATCCAGACTGTCCAGCAAGAGCAAGTCATCGTCTGCGTCGTCGTACTCCGGTGGTCGACCGGCGTCGGTGCCGATGAACGTGCCGGACTGGTCGAAGATCCTTGGGCAAGAGTACAGGGAGAATCGGAGGAGGGAGGTTGAGGAAGACGACGATGCTGAGACCGACGACGGTTGCGAAGCTAGGGTTCCGCCGCATGAGTTTCTGGCGAGGACGAGGATGGCTTCGTTTTCGGTGCACGAAGGAATCGGTAGAACTCTCAAAGGCCGTGATCTCAGTAGGGTCCGAAACGCAATTTGGGCCAAAACCGGGTTTGAGGACTAA